A window of Lytechinus pictus isolate F3 Inbred chromosome 7, Lp3.0, whole genome shotgun sequence contains these coding sequences:
- the LOC129265048 gene encoding uncharacterized protein CXorf65 homolog, which produces MFITVRYGDDKSELFNPNCRNVILLDNIRERCNCDEDDVIDLSDENGSVANLPGHLDDYGKNFLSDRGSFILVRVERDGDEGDDDRITYIPLLQGVDDDKDFLSRLNPKPTKGGPGGKGRRKGDRAGSPSSAKGDRRKGRQKQEPSRRSGGTGSRNTPSKR; this is translated from the exons ATGTTTATAACTGTACGCTATGGAG ATGACAAGAGTGAACTGTTCAATCCCAATTGCCGAAACGTTATTTTATTGGACAATATCAGAGAAAGATGTAATTGCGACGAAGATG aCGTGATTGATCTGTCAGATGAGAATGGATCTGTTGCTAATTTACCAGGTCACCTTGATGATTATGGCAAGAACTTCCTTTCTGACAGGGGATCCTTTATACTCGTCAGAGTAGAAC GAGATGGCGACGAAGGTGATGATGATCGCATTACATATATCCCACTCTTACAAggagttgatgatgataaagattttcTAT CACGATTAAATCCTAAACCAACGAAGGGTGGACCCGGAGGAAAAGGAAGACGGAAGGGTGATCGAGCAGGATCACCCTCATCAGCGAAGGGTGACAGAAGAAAAGGACGCCAGAAACAAGAACCGAGCAGACGAAGCGGTGGTACAGGATCAAGAAATACACCATCAAAacgatga